CTCTGGGCGAATACGAAATGGCTGCGCAGACTGTCCCGCATGCCCCGCAGGTCGTGAGCCTGAACGGCAGGCAGCACCGGCTGTCTGTCTTGCGAAAGGGCAACCAGCTGCTTGTCAACGTCGACGGTTTTTTTTACCGGTTTTATGCGACGCAACTGCGAAACGAGTCGGCAGCCGGTTCGACCGCGCTCGAAATACGCAGCGAGATTCCCGGAAAGATTATCAAAGTTCTGGTGAAACCCGGTGATCAGGTTACGCCGGGGCAGGGCGTCATCGTGCAAGAGGCGATGAAAATGGAGATCACGCTCGCCGCGGCGAGCAGCCGCAAGGTCTCAGAGGTTCTCGTCGAAGCCGGCGCGCAGGTTGCGGCTGATGAAGTTCTGATTCGTCTCTCAGGGGATAATGAAGCCTAGTCGCGTACAGGTACCGAATGCGCACCACGCGCAACAAAAGCCCGCGATTCGCCACCGTATCGCGGGCATCTTCGCGCGTGGTGGTAAGATTCTGCTGGTGAAGCACCGAAAGGCAGGGCGTGAATATTATCTATTGCCGGGCGGCGGGCAAGAGATCGGAGAATCAGCCATTGAAGCACTGGCGCGCGAATGGAAAGAAGAGCTGAGTCTTGAAGTTAAAGTGGGCCGATTTCTCTTTTGTGGTGAGTCAGTGCCGTCAGAGCCGAGGCGCACTCAGGTCTTTCAGATGGTCTTTCATATCGATGCGATCGAAGGCGATATTCAGGTTCACCACGAAGGGGCCCTCGCGGGATACGATTGGGTGCCTATCAATGCACTCTCAGACATTGCGTTCTTTCCTGATTGCCTGCCGCAGGTGAAGGCCTTTTGCCGCGGTGAAGATTTTTCGGTGTACCAGCGGTATCGTTGGCTCACCTGAAACGAATAAAATCGCATGAGTCTCTTAGGTCGGTATCTCGTATCGCTTGCGCTGATCGCGGTTGCGGGCATTGCCTGGTTCGGTGAGCGTTTCGTCGTTCGCCAGCGTGTGGCAGCGCTTGCCGAGCTGCGACTCGACAGATTTCAGGCCGACCTGAACGCTGTTGACGCAGCGGTTGCGCGCAGTAACGCCAACGGTGACTATTTCAGGTTTCTTGGCGCAAGGCCTGGCAAAGACAACGATGCCGTGCTCTTAAACCCCCGCAATGATCTCGTTGAATCGGCAGTGCTGCTCGACAGAAATTTTATGACGGTGGCACGCTCGGGTCGCGACCTCACCGCAGACGAAAGGGGGATTTCAAAACGTTATCAGCAAAAAAATCTGATTACAGACACCGCCCTGATTCGCAAATTTATACTCACTGATTTTGACGGCAAGGGGCTTGCTCACCTGGTCTTGGTCGTGAGGCCCGATTTGAAAAATTCTCATGCGTCTCTTTTTGCCCTGCCTTATGATCTGAGCACAACGGCCGCCTTTTCGCGTGATAATTTCAATAAAGACGAAAAGAAACTGGTTTCGGTATTGCTGGCCGCGCAGAGCGATCGACTGCGTGAATTTACAATCCGCGGCCAACGCCTGGCCTCTGTGCGCAGGGCATTAATGCCTGAGAATCTGATTCTTTACGAAGTAAATCCGCTGCCGCCTGTTTATGCCTATTTCAGCACTTACCTGCTGATTCTCGTTATTCTGGGCTCGCTGCTCTTTCTCTGGCGCGGTTTTGCCGCACAGCGTTATACCCGGCGGGAACTTTCAGAGCGTACTCTGCATGGCTTCAAATCTGCCCTCGGCGCAAGGGAGCAGCAGATTGGGGTGCTCGCGCGGCTTACTGAATCAGATAATTCGATCAAAGAAAAGCTCGTGGCGTCAGTTGACAAAGAGGCTGAAATCGAAGAGCGGCTGAGCCAGGCGCGCGCCGAAAAGCCCGCCGCCGCAGAACCCACACCGCTGGTGATCGACATTATGCCCGAGCGCAGGCAGTTTCGCTTCATGAACCCGGCACGCGTTGTCGCGGCGGCGCCACAGGCAGACCGGCTGAATGAGGGGGAGCGAAAGCTGCGTGAAAAGGCTTTTAGCACCGAACTCAGGGGCCTCATGGATGAGCTCGCAAAGCCTGCCACGCCCGCACCTGTCGGTGGTGGCGAAGGCGACCTCATCCGCGAAATCGAAGCTTTTGAAACCGCGCACCAGTACCCGCCGATCGACCAGTACCTCTACTATCTGAATGAACTCTATTTCGACGACGTTACTCCGGCTGAACTGGCAGAAGCCCTGCGTGTCGCGGGCGACGCTGTGCAGTCCCAGAGTTTTGCGCTTCTGCTCTACGATGCGGCCGGCGCGTATTTCAAAACTGCATTTGTGCATGCGGCGCCTGAGTCGCTGAGACAAACGTTCTTCTTGCTGGTGCGCGACACTGTAATACCCAATGATTTTGCCGACTACGGTTATGTGACAGCAACGGCTCAGTTGAAAAAGAACCCTTACTTTCGAAAGCGTCTGCCCCCTGAATTTGGCGAAGCCCTCAAAGGCGTACACGTCTTTAGCATCAGCGAAAGTTACCTGCGGGCTCGCATCGTCTTTTTCGATACCGCGCGGGGCGGCGAAATCGCCGACGCCGGAGTTTTGAGCTCAATACGCGCCTATCTGAGGCAGCTGGCCCCAGCCGTGCACATGTACATTGCCGATCAGGCATCGATGGCCGCGACGGGTGACGCACGTAACCTTGCCGTGTGGTCGGTCAAAGAGCTTCGCGAGAGTATACGCCGGCTCGAAGACGGGGCAACCTGGATTTCACAGTACGTTTTCGAATCTGGCCTGAAGCTCGACGAGCAGCTGTCGCTGATGAGCGATATCGGCCGCACGCTCGAGTCAGGCGAAAAAGTGGTTATGCTCAGCCCGACACGTATTGCCGTCGTTCACCGCCAGGGCGCCGCAAAGCTTATTGAAGAGCGCGTCGGCCGCGTCGGTAAAAAGTTTATCGTCAAAGAAAGCGAGTTTGGCAAAACCTCGCGCAATCTTTATACGTTTGCCGAATTCTAGCGGGTTACTGAATAAGAAACCTGCTAACAGGTTCCTTTTTCAGGAACCTGTTAGACAGCGCCCGAAGGTCAGAAGCGCCATTCCAGACCAAAGTACGGTATAATCGTAATCGCCCCGTCGGCGACTGCCACTTTCGGGTTTGATTCAGAATACGGAAGGTTATAGTTCCAGCGCTGTTGGTTGGGCGCCTGCTGGTTGTAGATGTTGATGACTTCGATATACCAGCTGAAATAACCCCATTTGTACGCAGTCTTGCGCGTGTAGCGAATGTCGAGCCTGTGCGACGCGGGAAAGCGCTGGCCATAGAGATCGGTCGAATACTGCGGAGAATAGCGTGTCGTTTCTGGTGTTTGACAATCGTATGCAGGGACTGTACACGCGCCACCTACAATCTGCGTGTAGGGAAAACCGGCAAACAGCTGAAATTGCGCACCAATTGTATTCGCGCCGAACTTAAAGCCCGCGACGAGCTTGAATGAATGCGGTTGCTCGTTCTCGAACCGACCCCACGTGCCGAACCGCCGCCTTTCACTCTGAGTGTAGGTGTAGCTTGCCCAACCGTAAAACTCCGTTTCTTTATCTTCTTTGTCACGCCGCAGAAAAAGTTCTGCACCGCGGGTGCGCAGCGCTCCACCATTGGAAAAGCTGCGGCCGGTGCTTACATCTTCTGACTGCAGCAGCCTGTCAAAGTCGTTCATGAAGCCTTCAACTTTGATAATGTGGCGTCCGAGCTTTTGTTCAACACCGACTGTGCGGTGAAACGAGCGTTCGGGTTGCAGATAGTCAGCGACAACGACCTGGGGCTGGTAGTTGAAGACCCGGTTGAAGTAAAACGTATTCACCTGCGCAAATGACTGGTATTGTCCCCCGGCGACCGAGATCGTGGTCTCTGAGGGAAATTCATAGCTCAGAAGACCCCGCGGGTCAAACGTGGCAGTATTGGTGCGGGCGAGAAAGTCACTGCGAGCGCCGGGCACGAACCTCACCGGGCCGAACTGAAACTTGTTCTCTGCGTAAGCCGAGATCACATGGTTCTGGTCATTGAAATTCACCGGTACTGTCTGAAACTGTGAACTGTTGCCCAGGTCGGGTTGGCCGGTTGTCGCTGTTGCTCCCGTTTGCTGCTGCGTCTGGCCATTCGACTTAAAATAGAACAGGTTATATTCCGCAGCGAGACGCAGCGTCGCATAATCTGCCCAGTCGAACTTAACTTTGTCTTTTATGCCAAAAATATTCGGGTAGATTTTGACATCGGTTGCGCCGATCGTGCTCGTCGAACCGAGGTCGGCGTAAAAATAGCTGTAAGTATAACTGTTATAGGCAATGAGCTTGTTCTGCAATTTGCTCGAAGGCAGATATTCATAATATACACCCTGGCTATGCGATGACACGTCATTGCTGATGTTGAAATTCGACAGAATCGGGTCTTGCCCCTCTTCGCGGCGTTTGGCCTTTTCTTCTGCCGTGAGGTTGCGCGTAAACTTCAGCGTGTCGTAGCTGCCGAAGACGAGGGCAGTGAGTGCGTGCTTGCCTGAGTCGTCGAGAAACACTTTGCCTTTCAGCTGGTAGTCGTAATATTCGGGCAGACGGTCGATGGTGTTGCCGGTAATCAGCTTGTAGATGGGCGGTACCAGAAGTGTGAGATATCCTATTCGGCCTGAAGTTATCCAGTAGCCGGTTGGGCCTGACTTTTGCGGTTTGAACGGCATGACGCCCAATGGGTTCGGTGCAGCTTCGTCTTGCTGCGCAGCCGAAGAGATGCGCACTTCACCCCCATAGTTTTTGCCCCATTTGTTTCTCAAAAGAAAGTTTGAGGATATAAGAGACACATCGACAACGCCGCCGAATTCTTTGACCTCATCGACAGTTTGTATGTCGATGATCGCACCGACCGCACCACCAAACTGTGAAGGAAAGGCAGATGAATAGAGGTCAACTTCGCGCATCAGGTCATTGGATATAATCGATTGTAATCCCCCAAAGTGCTGCGGATTTGGCACCGGAATATCGTCGATAAAGTAGCGGTTGCCTTTATCGTCGGCGCCGCGAATGACGAGCGGGCCGAAAAAACCGCCGGGTCGTACGACGCCGGGCAGAGTGGCCAGAGCATTGATTGCATCGCCGAACGTCGCCGGCGTTTCTTTGAGCTGCTCGACCGAGAGTGTGTTGCGGCTGAGGCTCTGTATATCGCGTTCACCGCGCAGTTTCACCGTCTGTGTGCGCGTGATAGGCAGCGACAGTCTGAAATCGCGCTTCAGGTTCTTCTCAAATTTGATCTTCTCAACGAGATTCTTGAGCCCAGGCGAGCTGATTTGCACCGTGTATTCGCCGGCTGCCGGCACTGCCGCCGCGTACGTACCATCGGGGTTGATGCGCGATTTGAACTTGGCTTCGGGTATCACCACCGTGCCGAATTCGAGTGGTTCGCCCGTGCTTTCATTAAAGACCCGGCCGCTGATCGTGACGGGGTTTGCAGAAAGACTGCCGATTGCGAAGAACGCCAGTAACAGGCCCAAAGTGCTCTTAACCATTTGGTTAAAGTATAACAAAAAGACATGCGGTAAACCAAAAAATGTCAAAGGTTGCGAGGCAACCTTGTACAGTTTTTTCGGTCACCAGGCACAATATACATTGGCCGGTATGATCGTGCCTGCGACGCCGGGCGTCAGTATTCCATGTTGTAAAACTTGCGTGTTTCGATCAGCTCTTTCGGCAGCGTCTTGTTCTCGCGCTCGTATTTCGTGTAGCGCGGCGTCAGATCATTCGCTTTTTTCTTACGAATATTGATCGATTTCTGCACGACATCGGTATAGCTCGGCAGTTTAAGCAGCCGTTCGCGAATCTCTTTCGAAAAAGGCACATGTTTGGTAAAAATTTTGCGCGAAACCCGGTTCATGCGCTGCGAACCTTCTGATTCAAAGCGCATATAAACCGTGTAGTCATTCACGAAGCGGGCCCTGTCGTCACGAAATCGTTTCATGTCTTCGGCAAGCTTTTCTTTTATCTCTTCTGAAAGTTCTTTGCTCTTGTAAAAGAACTGCACGTAGTCGGTGTAGTCGGCCGTCAGCGAAGAAACGGAAATATTGTTCCAGTCGGGGCCCATCGTGGTCTTGCACATTTCCCAACGGTACGTGCCGATGGCTCTGAGCAGCATCATGTGCAGGTCGGCAGTTGCCATGATCGGCCCGATCAGGCGGCCCCGCGACATGCGGTCGTTGCCCTCGCGGTCTTGCCAAAACTGAATGACTGTACCAATCGAAGGCACGAGCACAATATTCGGGGTGATCTGTACCTGAATGAACTCACGCTGAATATTCATCGCCTCATTCGTGTAAAGAACTTCGCGGTGAAAGGCACCAAAATCTGTCTGGATAATCTTTTTCACTTCTTCGACCACGGTATCTTTGGTTATGATGACTTTCGCGAGCGACTGCGTAATCTGGTGCCGGGTGAGAATATTCAGGTGGCTCGAAATGTTGCCCGAGCAGAGGCGGCAGTTCATCTGCAGCATCTCTTTGATTTCAAATTTCACCCTGGCTTCAGGTGAATTCACCTCGGGTGGCAGGTCAGCTTCTTTGCGCCATTTTTTATCCCGGTTCGCCGGGTCTTGCCTCAGCGTTTCAAAAAAGGTAAGCCCCATCTCGCTGATACTCGTTGAAACTTTGCGGTCATAGATGGCCGCCAGCCATTCGGTAATCGTATAGATCGGCAGCCAGGCGTCACCTTTGCCATAGCTCGCCGTCGCGAGCGTGGTTATGTGTTCGGCGTCGAGTTGTGTTTCATCCATGAAGCCGTAATCGAAAAAGAGCCTCATGTATTTCGGCAGATCGCCGCGTTTTTTCAGGTACTTGAGAATTGCGCGCTCGAAAACATCCCAATACTGAAGGTTCACACGCCGGCGCAACTTACGCACGTCGTCGTCAGACGCATCGAGAGGATTTTTAAACTTCTTGAGGGTGTCCCAGTCCTTTTTAAACTGCGCCACTTTGTCTGCGGGGGTCTCGCTCCATTGCAGAATCTTGTCGAGTGAACCCTGAAATTCGCTGAGGTCTGCGCCTGAACCTGCTGCCGCCACTGAGCCGGCGGCTACAGGTGCCGGTTTCGCGGCCGCTGGCTCACTTGCAGCTTTTTGTATTTTCTGCAGTGCTGCCTGTGAATATGGTGGGTAAGCAATTTCGGCGAAGCTCAGCAGCTTGTCGCGCATCGCGGCGAAACCCTCATTGAAGAATGCGCATGCCGCGAGTATGTCTTCGCGTGCGGCGCTGTTTGTGTTCGACTCCATCAATTCGCCCTGCAACGAAAATTTGGCAAGCCATGAATAGTCACCCACAAGCATACGCTGCAAAAATTGCTGCATCGCCGCAAGGCTGCGTTCAACTTCGCGCGATGTGGCAGTGATGAGTTCGGTCAGCGACTCGGCAGCAGTGTGCAAGAGCTGCGCGTCGCGGGTGGCGATGACGCTAAGAGCATCGGGTGGCAGGTTCAATAGTCGGCGTATCAGTTGCGTCGGCAATGAGTCAAAACGTTTTTCGTCCACGTCTTCAATCTGGTTTTTGGCCGAGCGCAAAAAATTGATATTGAGCGGCTTGATGATTTTGCCGCCGCGTTCAGAAAAATCTGCAAGCTGCCGCTTTGCGACCGGGAGCAGCGGGTCTGTAAAGGCCCCGTCTGCCTTGGCTTCAGTTTGAAATTTTTCGGGTAAAAGCGCGCTCAGCGAAATGGAAAAGCCGAGCTCATAGGCCTCAAGTTGGTTTCGAACATGTTCAGCCTGATCCAGTTTGGTTTCGAGATCGGTGAGATCTTTGTAGACTGATTTCAGCGCCAAAACCCCGATATTGGGCTTTGCCGCGATGAGCTTGAGCAGGTATTCTTTGTTACTCGGGTAAACGCTGATTTCGCAGGTTGCCGACGTCACAATCTGCAGGTTGCTGCGTGCCTGCGAAAAAAGCGACGCGCCACCGAGAACCGCCGGCGCATTGACCGTGTAAAGGGGCCGCAGAATGGTCTGGCCAACCGGCCCGGTTTCAACGCTATTGACCGTTGCCTGACCCTTCTGCAATATAACGAGCGATTTGACAACCTGACCCTTGGCCGCAATGGTTTGTCCCGCGGGAATCTGTTGATTAGCGCCGCTGCGCTCAGCGATAGTCTGCATCGGAATCTCCACAAGTGTGAAATACCCCGCACCATGTCAAGTATTCGCTGCCCGGGCATGAAGCGGCTGCTCCCAGTGGCAGATTCAGATTATTTGCCGGCATTCAGAAAATCGTAGAGTTCGCAGAATTCTGCCGCAGTCAGGTCGTCGGCGCGCTGCGCCATCAGAGGTTGAAGGCGCTCGGGTATTGCGGCCAACCGCGCGGGCCAGCCGGTGGCCGCAGCATCTTCGGCGAAAAACGGATTCTTGGCCAAAGCCGAACGCAGCGGCTTACGTTTACCCCAGAAAGCGGCTTTGAGCAGAGTACGCAAATGGGGGCGGGCTATATTGGCCCTGCGCTCAAATCGAATAATCGCAGCATCGACGTTAGGCACGGGGAAAAAACTGTTGCGACCGATCTTGCCTGCGATGCTGATTTCACCCTGGCACGCGAGCGCGATGGCGAGTGAAGAGCCGCCGCGGGCAGCGAGCCTTTCTGCAACTTCGTATTGTATGCCAAAGAGGGCCTGGTGAATCTGCTGCGCGTCGCAG
The sequence above is a segment of the Turneriella parva DSM 21527 genome. Coding sequences within it:
- a CDS encoding ribosomal RNA small subunit methyltransferase A — translated: MIHPSKIIKELGIAPLKKLGQNFQVDVHAVENVAAFIDPAARVLEIGPGLGAWTEVFLQRGHEMVLVEKDRTLARRLREVYATNTKVQVIEGDFLEQQIDAEPFAACNAAIGNLPFYVTADLLLKIICDAQQIHQALFGIQYEVAERLAARGGSSLAIALACQGEISIAGKIGRNSFFPVPNVDAAIIRFERRANIARPHLRTLLKAAFWGKRKPLRSALAKNPFFAEDAAATGWPARLAAIPERLQPLMAQRADDLTAAEFCELYDFLNAGK
- a CDS encoding acetyl-CoA carboxylase biotin carboxyl carrier protein subunit; the encoded protein is MRRWLIRHEQKELPFVVSSGTISGGYTAAGEPLGEYEMAAQTVPHAPQVVSLNGRQHRLSVLRKGNQLLVNVDGFFYRFYATQLRNESAAGSTALEIRSEIPGKIIKVLVKPGDQVTPGQGVIVQEAMKMEITLAAASSRKVSEVLVEAGAQVAADEVLIRLSGDNEA
- a CDS encoding NUDIX domain-containing protein, which gives rise to MKPSRVQVPNAHHAQQKPAIRHRIAGIFARGGKILLVKHRKAGREYYLLPGGGQEIGESAIEALAREWKEELSLEVKVGRFLFCGESVPSEPRRTQVFQMVFHIDAIEGDIQVHHEGALAGYDWVPINALSDIAFFPDCLPQVKAFCRGEDFSVYQRYRWLT
- a CDS encoding cyclic nucleotide-binding domain-containing protein, which produces MQTIAERSGANQQIPAGQTIAAKGQVVKSLVILQKGQATVNSVETGPVGQTILRPLYTVNAPAVLGGASLFSQARSNLQIVTSATCEISVYPSNKEYLLKLIAAKPNIGVLALKSVYKDLTDLETKLDQAEHVRNQLEAYELGFSISLSALLPEKFQTEAKADGAFTDPLLPVAKRQLADFSERGGKIIKPLNINFLRSAKNQIEDVDEKRFDSLPTQLIRRLLNLPPDALSVIATRDAQLLHTAAESLTELITATSREVERSLAAMQQFLQRMLVGDYSWLAKFSLQGELMESNTNSAAREDILAACAFFNEGFAAMRDKLLSFAEIAYPPYSQAALQKIQKAASEPAAAKPAPVAAGSVAAAGSGADLSEFQGSLDKILQWSETPADKVAQFKKDWDTLKKFKNPLDASDDDVRKLRRRVNLQYWDVFERAILKYLKKRGDLPKYMRLFFDYGFMDETQLDAEHITTLATASYGKGDAWLPIYTITEWLAAIYDRKVSTSISEMGLTFFETLRQDPANRDKKWRKEADLPPEVNSPEARVKFEIKEMLQMNCRLCSGNISSHLNILTRHQITQSLAKVIITKDTVVEEVKKIIQTDFGAFHREVLYTNEAMNIQREFIQVQITPNIVLVPSIGTVIQFWQDREGNDRMSRGRLIGPIMATADLHMMLLRAIGTYRWEMCKTTMGPDWNNISVSSLTADYTDYVQFFYKSKELSEEIKEKLAEDMKRFRDDRARFVNDYTVYMRFESEGSQRMNRVSRKIFTKHVPFSKEIRERLLKLPSYTDVVQKSINIRKKKANDLTPRYTKYERENKTLPKELIETRKFYNMEY
- a CDS encoding TonB-dependent receptor: MVKSTLGLLLAFFAIGSLSANPVTISGRVFNESTGEPLEFGTVVIPEAKFKSRINPDGTYAAAVPAAGEYTVQISSPGLKNLVEKIKFEKNLKRDFRLSLPITRTQTVKLRGERDIQSLSRNTLSVEQLKETPATFGDAINALATLPGVVRPGGFFGPLVIRGADDKGNRYFIDDIPVPNPQHFGGLQSIISNDLMREVDLYSSAFPSQFGGAVGAIIDIQTVDEVKEFGGVVDVSLISSNFLLRNKWGKNYGGEVRISSAAQQDEAAPNPLGVMPFKPQKSGPTGYWITSGRIGYLTLLVPPIYKLITGNTIDRLPEYYDYQLKGKVFLDDSGKHALTALVFGSYDTLKFTRNLTAEEKAKRREEGQDPILSNFNISNDVSSHSQGVYYEYLPSSKLQNKLIAYNSYTYSYFYADLGSTSTIGATDVKIYPNIFGIKDKVKFDWADYATLRLAAEYNLFYFKSNGQTQQQTGATATTGQPDLGNSSQFQTVPVNFNDQNHVISAYAENKFQFGPVRFVPGARSDFLARTNTATFDPRGLLSYEFPSETTISVAGGQYQSFAQVNTFYFNRVFNYQPQVVVADYLQPERSFHRTVGVEQKLGRHIIKVEGFMNDFDRLLQSEDVSTGRSFSNGGALRTRGAELFLRRDKEDKETEFYGWASYTYTQSERRRFGTWGRFENEQPHSFKLVAGFKFGANTIGAQFQLFAGFPYTQIVGGACTVPAYDCQTPETTRYSPQYSTDLYGQRFPASHRLDIRYTRKTAYKWGYFSWYIEVINIYNQQAPNQQRWNYNLPYSESNPKVAVADGAITIIPYFGLEWRF